The Streptomyces sp. P9-A4 genome contains a region encoding:
- a CDS encoding dihydrofolate reductase family protein → MRKLTYYIACTIDGFIGDPEGDASSMFKYSTGAYMEAMNAEYPDTVPTHVREIFGIDAENKHFDTLIQGMRSYQLALDIGVTSPYNHLREFVATRSLAESPHTNVELIADDLVGRVRALKAEDSPLGIYLCGGSTIAGELIEEIDELIIKTYPQVYGSGMPMFGAGFEPRDFELGAVRAFDNGVLVRTYTRQR, encoded by the coding sequence TTGCGCAAGCTCACGTACTACATCGCCTGCACCATCGACGGCTTCATCGGTGACCCCGAGGGCGATGCCTCGTCCATGTTCAAGTACTCGACCGGCGCGTACATGGAGGCCATGAACGCCGAGTACCCCGACACCGTCCCGACGCACGTACGGGAGATCTTCGGGATCGACGCCGAGAACAAGCACTTCGACACCCTGATCCAGGGGATGCGGTCCTACCAGCTCGCCCTGGACATCGGCGTCACCAGCCCGTACAACCACCTGCGCGAGTTCGTCGCCACCCGCTCGCTGGCCGAGTCGCCCCACACCAACGTGGAGCTGATCGCCGACGACCTCGTCGGCCGCGTCCGCGCACTCAAGGCCGAGGACAGCCCCCTGGGCATCTACCTCTGCGGCGGCTCCACCATCGCCGGTGAGCTCATCGAGGAGATCGACGAGCTGATCATCAAGACCTACCCGCAGGTCTACGGCAGCGGCATGCCGATGTTCGGCGCCGGCTTCGAGCCCCGCGACTTCGAACTCGGGGCGGTGCGCGCCTTCGACAACGGCGTGCTCGTCCGTACGTACACCAGGCAGCGGTAG
- a CDS encoding DUF6304 family protein, with protein MSSESTEVWTGWYRDRNGAEALVITADGRHVTARIRGIEYKGEGFAALSADGEGGQPLTGCVLEWDLPLPVVVDGASQQATLACLLTLGERGDLSLTLHYGGAAFEACVAGGDFDGALDRVRRQLPPGADFGRRLLQPA; from the coding sequence ATGTCATCGGAGTCGACGGAAGTCTGGACCGGCTGGTACCGGGACCGCAACGGCGCGGAAGCGCTGGTCATCACAGCCGATGGGCGGCACGTCACCGCCCGCATCAGGGGTATCGAGTACAAGGGTGAGGGCTTCGCGGCCCTCAGCGCGGACGGCGAGGGCGGGCAGCCCCTCACCGGCTGCGTCCTGGAGTGGGACCTGCCGCTCCCCGTCGTCGTGGACGGCGCCTCCCAACAGGCCACACTGGCCTGTCTGCTGACGCTCGGCGAGCGGGGGGACCTCAGCCTGACGCTGCACTACGGCGGCGCGGCCTTCGAAGCGTGCGTCGCCGGGGGTGACTTCGACGGGGCGCTCGACCGGGTCCGGCGCCAGCTCCCGCCCGGCGCGGACTTCGGCCGCCGCCTGCTCCAGCCGGCCTGA